TCTTCCACCTTTTTTTACATTGCATGAAGAACAAGCAGTTACAACATTATCCCAGTTAGTTTGTCCACCTTTAGATCTTGGAAGTAAATGGTCAAAAGTAAGATCTTCACCACTCCCACAGTATTGACATGAAAATTTATCTCTTAAAAAAACATTAAATCTAGTGAAGCTAGGATTAGACTGTGGTTTTATAAAACTTTTTAAAGCAATAACACTTGGTAATCTCATATTAAATGATGGACTTCTAATAATTCTGTCATAATTACTAACTATAGTAACTCTATCTAAAAAAACAGATTTTATAGAATCTTGCCAGCTCCATAAAGACAATGGATAATAGCTTAAAGGCCTATAATCAGCATTTAAGACTAATGCAGGACATTTCTCTAGAGACAAGCTTTGATCATTAAAAATCATTATAAAAAATTCTAACTGAAAAAAATTAATTTATCAATAAATAGTATTTAATTATATTTGAAAATTATTTTTAATATAATTTAAAGCTGCACTTGATGCTTCAATAGGAATATGATGATCGCAATTCTCTATCATTTTTATTTCAATTTCAATATTATTTCTAATTAAAAAATCTTTTGCATCTAACAAAAATGTTGGTGACACAACTGCGTCTTGATCGCCATGTATCAAAAGCATTTTAGTGGTAGAAGATTTTCTTTTGCTAAGATCATCTTGATTTATTATTTTACCAGAAAAACCAACAATACAATTATAATTTTGATTAGCGGTCAAACCTAAATTAATAGACATCATGCATCCTTGACTAAATCCTGACAAGCAAATTTGAGAGTTTTTAAGGTTATACTTGCTTTTAACTTCTTCAATATATTTTTGAAGTTTACTTTCTGCTTTTTTAGATTCTTCTAGAATATAAATTGGAT
The nucleotide sequence above comes from Candidatus Pelagibacter giovannonii. Encoded proteins:
- a CDS encoding HNH endonuclease; translation: MIFNDQSLSLEKCPALVLNADYRPLSYYPLSLWSWQDSIKSVFLDRVTIVSNYDRIIRSPSFNMRLPSVIALKSFIKPQSNPSFTRFNVFLRDKFSCQYCGSGEDLTFDHLLPRSKGGQTNWDNVVTACSSCNVKKGGRLLKNLDMSLNQEPYQPSTEDLHKNGKNFPPNFLHKSWMDYLYWDVELEA
- a CDS encoding alpha/beta hydrolase, which encodes MTLCLSTTIIKPEKDIPINNAIILLHGYGGDGKDISMLTLNWKRFLPNTIFLCPDGHEKCKINPVGFQWFDLTKDDPIYILEESKKAESKLQKYIEEVKSKYNLKNSQICLSGFSQGCMMSINLGLTANQNYNCIVGFSGKIINQDDLSKRKSSTTKMLLIHGDQDAVVSPTFLLDAKDFLIRNNIEIEIKMIENCDHHIPIEASSAALNYIKNNFQI